Within the Hermetia illucens chromosome 6, iHerIll2.2.curated.20191125, whole genome shotgun sequence genome, the region cgGGCTGTCTTTCAGTATCTGGTTTGTATTCCACATATCTCaaagttttttggtttttttcccTAAGTACATTATAAAGAACAATTTTGTTGCACTCACTGCATTATCTACATAGTTTCCGTAATCTGAAGAATTTCATTATTGATCTTTACTGAGtcgctatcggtatcttcgccaGATGAAGGGTCAGTCGTTTTCGGCCAGTCCTTACGTTAGGGTCTGTTTATAACCCAATTATACTGGGAGATTCCTGCAGTTTTTCCAAGAaagttcaatattttcaaaatccttAAGCGTCtacaatttcgtagaaatctaaACTGAATTATGACATTGTTCAAATGACTGCTGGAAGGAATTTAGTCCGGCAATCAGTGGATAATATCAAAATTATCCAAGCTTTTTTACTGTCTTCTAACCGCTGATACAGTGTACAGTGAAATCCCGGGAATTTGTAGACCGATTATCCTAATTTTCcgattaattttctttattttgcactcccgataattggtaatcctgatatttcgtaccaaatggTCCGTTCCTTGACCATATGTATTATCGCGATTCTACTTTTTTTTGATTCTCGAACGATTTTTCAAGGCCTTAGCTTTCGACCCAGTAGGGGTTTAAGTTTGAATTCACCCGAATGTTTCTACCTAAGATATAAGCCCAAATAATGAACAACCTCTTTGGGATTGTTCACCGATTTGTCATCACTTCGCAACTCACAGATTTCCGCTCTAACTAGACGAGAAGCCTTACTTGTCTTCAACCGATCGAACGATATGACGTACCTAATGTAATGCAAAACAAACTTAAACATATTCGATTTTTAGGCAACATAACATAATCATCAGTTGTGATGCGTGAAAATAAgaacaaataaaatattatatgaaaattgaaatgtaAATTCACTTTGTTTTAAAGAGAATGAAATCTCAACTGTTATTTGGATGTGTACATATAATGAATaaagaaataatttgaattgaagTCAAATGTAAATTAGTTTTCTTTTTGGGATTGTCGAAATTGTCATTGTGATGTGGGTAATCCCCATCTTTTTTTGAAACATGCAATATCTTGATGTGTGTGATATTTCTACTCATTAAGGTCTACGTTAGTGAAGGAACCCGAGTCAACTTGTTCACTTCACAATCTCATACTAGTGAGGCTGCGAAGTGCAGGAAGTGACGAGACTATTGCGGCTGCACATGTCGGTAAGTATTTCGATTTTGTGacgttttaaaaaaattgaagtctTTTCAACAAAAAGGGTTAATGCCGATTTGTTTAATTTGCTTTTGTGTAATTTCTAATATTTTTGTCTTCATTGGTTATTCTagtgttaacatttttttctttcgatttttgaagtatattagagaacttcattcaagaccgtagcgatacactacagtagaaggtaatgtggtcaacattgcgctcgcccgagattattaccctgatttgactcaggtactcattcacagctgagtcggttgGTATCCTACATCCAGTGAAAATAACATCACTCCTGccgctagtgagatttgaatagcGACTTTCCGGTACGACagagctctaaccacttgagccacccGGACACACCCGGCACATGCTGCCAATAAATGACTGTTGATTCGGTTCTGATTGGTGCGCCAGGAGGTCATTTTTGCCATTACTTTAAAGATCTGGTCGACTTTCCTAGCTACAAGGTGTAATATAATGGCTGAAATTCCTCGTGTCCCATGGTGTTCCAAAGTATTGATGATCTGTCTTTCCAGTTTGCAAAGTCTACGTAGAATTAGTTGTAAACCCTGAAGATTCCTTGTTGCAAATTTCCCAAGAGTCCACGTGAATTCCTTCCATGTCTAATAGCGTTCATAATCATGTTGACTTCCTCTCCCAGTTGAGTGATGAGTTCCGCACACCGTAGGTCTGGCTGCAGTAGTAGGCCTTCCTTATATACATGGGACACTTTATGATATATCTGTTGGGTATGTTCTAGATCAGACATAATCTCTTCACTTGAGATGTTAACATTTAATTGGAATTGTTGCTTTGTGGATCACGTAGTCTAAATGCTCGCCATATATCCCTGGTTCGGAGTGCTTGATGCTATAATTACTCCTCGCCCCCGTGTGTTGTGTGTGTGCTTGAGGTGGGGGAAAGGcaaaacctctgagcacccagACCCTAGTGGTTGATTGTTCTCGATTCCTCCGTCTAACGGTATATCCCGATTTCGCTTATGTATCGCGGGTTTCCTCTATTGAATGTGGTGCTATCCGCTGCGGTTGGAGTACATCGGcaacaaaaatctgatgtctgatgtgtccataggcggggcattcacatagaaaatgttccacgATCCCGCTTCCTTATTATCGGATGGACACGTACCATCTTTGAAAATCCCTAACCTGAGCATATGCCAAGctggtgaattatggcctgtaaCAATGCCCCTGTATATTTGTTTAATTCTGACAGGAAACGTTTGGTATGTTAGCAGCATTAAAGTTCAGCCACCTGTCGctatggaaagcttgttcccaatttttgatacCATAATGAATCGATGTTATTGACACtccaattactggttccggtccgggtacggggaaaaattgaaccatattttgctaaagcattagaaatttcatttctctctatacCACAGTCACcgagtacccagagtagttccaccctattgaatctagaaacagagttcaatcggtttctacattcgtgaatgatttttgaagtgttGAAAGGACtgttcaacgccctcaatgcagcttaactaacgctacagattgcgatacgccCTTCAACCGATCAtaaatcatccaggttgccgtccttaggatcgcatatacttcagcccGAAAGACAAGTTGCGTATTGTtctcaagggaaaagcccacttctcatttttattcgagaggtagactcctgctcaagaaccattttctgtttttgaactatcggtgtagaagacctcAGTATATCTTCAAACGCATTTtatggttcgtcccagttttctcgtCGTTTCAAGATTCTACCAAACAGACAGATCTGAAAATCAGAAGACATTgctaaaactagattcagttcttccaatgttctgcgCCCCCACGTCCATAATCGAATTAGGCTCTGAGTTGCTCTCATtgaagtgctctgaataaacaaatctaagGGCTGCAAatggagtaatgcattcagagttgcGCCGGGTGTGgtactcatggcaccggtgatacccaggcacacagttctttgcagtgtggctagtttacagcggaaattcttttgtttcaccttaaccaacCACGCTaccgatgcataagcgaacattactacctgagccTTAGGTTCCCATGCGAACCCATAAGTTATGAAAGCTTGTTTCATATTTATTTCTACATGTTTgatccaaagaagcttcttgtcttgaataactcccagatatttcattttttggagtgttgaaggattgtacccctcatcGCTGGAAGGTGAAGACcatccaggttcctcctttttgtaaatagcaccattgtggttttatttggatttactgaaaattcatgtctgagacaccaactgttaatcaaatcaatggcATGTTGTGTATTTCTGCACACTATTCCGAGATCCCGAACAACAGCTAGCCGAGCCACGTCATGCGcatattttgcagtttgcatagtagtgagttgatcagcatgctccacagaagtggcgacagcaCAGTAGGTGTGCAACCTTtcatcgcttccgttgttaggtagcgatcaacatacagcaatctgcgttagcatagcgtagatccactctattagagtttcgtcaacaccatgatctctgacggcatcacagagctttggGAAGGGCACACagtcagaataataataatcgttggcgcaacaagccatgttggatcagggccttgaagtgtgttagagcacttaattcaagaccgtaacggtacactacagtacactgaaggaggcaatgtggtcagcattgcgctcgcccgagattattaccctgatttgactcaggtactcattcacagctgagtcgactggtatccgacgtgaaatcacgatacaaatcccactgccaccaatgagatttgaaccgcgaccttccgtacgacagacttgtgctctaaccactcagcgatCCAGACTACGCACAGTCAGAAGCCCCTTCAATatcccccatcgcgtactcaccgtTCAgagttgaaaccaaagaataaagagcagcctcacaggactttccacgtttaGTGAGTGCGACCTtgtcttctcgcgaatgtgatgctcaaccggtctcttctgacatttcagtgaaaatgatgttaagctgatttatcTGAAGTCCTTTGGACCTGAATCTtttccaggctttggtatgaagactatcttCATTAGAGGAAGGTACGTAGcctagagcaagacatcctcgaaaaatatttcttagaagttgctctaagtactctataccctcctttagcatcgctgggtagatgccatccatgcgagGTGGTTTGATGTGTTCAAATTATAGTATAGcaactctcgccttttcattggtaacaaccgctctcgcagtgtcccaattccccttgcaacaccttcgtgttgaagggtttgcagaaatcgccaattttcttcttcccacttctgagacctgttctcccgggtggtgtacttccaagggagtctgtatagactcaaccctGGAGTTCgtaaaagtaccatccggttttctaagagagtccaacttggccgactcatcctttcaTCCTTTCCCTtttaccttccagttcctcacagtatgcacTAAAAGAGCCTCGTTTCGAacattttacgagcctcttatattcacgctgtgagttccgcaaGTTTAGCCAGCTTTCAACTTTGTTGCTTTtgtaagcacgatttagaagtcgtctggtcgatttcctgagtctttgcagttcacggttccaccatggaactgtTTTATCCTGTTGACATGGGAAAATAGGACAAACTTCTTCAAAGCACTCCAAAactgtgcaattcagagttctcaattgatcttctatcgccaaaggagtccgtagccgcctagggagctccactttgtcgTCAATAAGATTATTGAGCTTTGTCGAACCCGTTTTGTttgggttccgtctttgtattacaggctgttcgcctgtcGAACTAAATTTTAAGCAACGGtcatctgagagtgagacttcatctagtactcaccagtttctaatcaactctaacaactttgaggtGTAGATTGTTAGGGATGCCTTAGTACGGAGGAGTTTGTTCCGAAATCCACCCACCGGCTCGCTTCTTAGCCTATTGGGTCTGATCCTACCAACAATCAAGCACTATCACAAATTTCTTTGTTCGAAGGCgttaagagttcgtaattttgcTTGCTTAATTTAAGTCCTCgaaaaatacatgaagactaACCAGGATTCTTCTTCAATCCGCCGGGATCTTAATCGATTTTGTTTGGGCATAGTTTTGCCTGATCTGTATGGAGTCGAGAGTTTCAAATCACCTTCTAGCGTATCGAACCATTGTTGTTTCGGTTGGCCTTTTTgtcatcgacttcgatctttGCTCTAAAACCAATGTTTACgactgtggaacgccatttcatccacgttctggaaattctcactggtcattgtcggctgaactatcacctagggaagctagggatatctacggacactgcctgcaggttttgtgaggaggaggacgaaacctctatgcacgtcctgggacagtgtccggcacttgtgcaaagtaggtcgatacatctgggagaacactcaataccagatgcaaagctgaaacatctggaagtgggaaacatactaaagttcctgacggttacaggcttgcttgagatactatggttaataggtacactataaccagtaaggaCGCGATGCAActatcccttaacagaataaaaaaAAGCCTACATATCGGAAACCTCCTTTGATGCGGAGGGCTACAAAATCGTGATGTGTCTTAACTTGGATCGGGCTGTCACAGTGAAGAACCTGTCAGAAACCGACCCTAAGCCATGAGAGCGTACCTTGCGGTAGTCATCAGCAGCAGTCCGACATCAGCTTCGTGTGTGTTACTATTTGGCTTTCTAAAGTACAAAAATACAGTGCTGTAAAAGAGGGAGGAGGACTCACAAGCTGTTGTGGATAGTCAAAGGTTGTACTCGTGAGGTCACTCCCTATCCGAAGGTTTGACCTTCCGGTAACAAACTATTTTCGGATTTGCAGGTTGCCTATAAATTTCAGTCCCTTCTAGtagccttttacgacaagcaagggCTGCCAATAACCCACAGGGTTTTGTATAATGAGCCTATGTAATTGAACAGCAAGAGAGTCATGGCCTCTCCAACTCTGTTTTTCTTGAACTCAATCCTCGGTTGCTTTTAAAATTGTCTTGAgaacttatttcttttttatggatggagtgCTTGTaagctttttttttggtttttagtaatACACAAGGAAAGACTAGACTGGTAGAGTTAAGGAACTGCTCTAACGACACGTAGTCCCAATTTTTTGAAAGTCATTGGATGATTTCGAGATCTGATATCAGTACCCCGGAATTCTAGACATTCCCTTCGAACTaggtcacacgcaagctgagtTTCACCAGgaattttgctgtggactttccaagcaGGGCAGAGTGAAAgaccggcgacgtgttgcaaggctTTGACACAGTATTTTTCACTGACGGATTAAAGATGATCTGTGGGGTCAGTGGAAGAGTTTCCTTGGATACCACAGTGTAGCCGAGTCGTGCGGTCTTCGGAAATTCGCCAGTACATTCCATCCGAGCCCCAACAtcctgactgacagccaagcggccgttAAGGCCACTGGGGAGATATCCTCCTGGCTAGTGGGGCGTGCATAAATGCACTGGAcagtctgggtggcacgctcaaagtcatcctCCTCTAGATTCTCGGTCAGAGGAAAATAGAGGGGAATCAGCGAACCGACGGCCTCTGCTCTTAGCAGTCTCTCGTTGGGCACAGTCTCCATCCTGCTGGCGACTGTTAAAGGCGGAACCTACTCGCACTACATATCACCCGTGGACTTCAGATGGCAAAAGCTCACCACCAGTGTAAAATTatagaggatttggcccgcatATAACAAGATACGACTGCAAGAGCTCTTGCTCCAGATGCGTTCAAAGACACACAATATTACGGTAGTCTGTACGGGGCACTCGCCTGTAGGGAGAAATCTAGAGAACTATAATTGCAGGGTAGCAGAGTTCCTTTCctccgtgaatgctacgggctggctctgaagatctaagcCGGGTGGGCTCTGCCCCTTGTTCTTACCACGGCAGTCATGGTTTTAGGTGTTTGTGGCACCAAAACGGCGCATCACATCcctaattggactcctcggagcggccactaatCCTACCTATCCAAAACAATAGCAATACACCTAGGAAAATCCGCATTCACTTCGAATTAAAATTACACTATATTTTCGGCTTGTTCTTTCTTTCACAAAAACTACAATAAAAGCAATTCAAATGCCTACTACAATAGGGGAAAACATTGTTTTTTGGTAAAGAAATAtcttgaaaacaacaacaagcacatgatttttcaaaattatatggaaTAGATCTCGTATCTGTATCAGTataatagtagtagtagttatAATTAGATTTGTTTCAGCTTAGAATCTCTATCGTACACGgaagatatatttttttgttttgtctgTAACAGTTGTTGCATTGTGGAGCATTTATTGAACATTGTATTTGTCTTTAGCACGTCGTTTGGCAAGTTCGGACATCCCAACCGGTCCGACATTGTTATTTTCGCGTGGTGATGCGATTGCCCGGAATGTTGCATGAACTGTAGCTTTGATAGCAGCAGCTTCCGCACTCACTTGTTGATCAACTGGTCTTAATTGGAACGGTGGCTGCTGCCAGAGCCATGGATGTTCCAAAATCTGCTTTGCTGTCGGTCGTTTGTTCGGTTGATAGTGCAACATTTGTCGGAGTAAATCTTTCGCTTGCGGGGAAATGGCCTGCCAATGCTGTAAAAGGGAATTATTTAAATCTCGTTAGTTTGTATGTATGGCGTGTGTCTCACCCCTGATTCAATATCAACTCTGCCCGCTCCTATCCTCGCTAGAATCAATTCAGGAGTGTCGGTTGGAGAGCTCGCAAAAGGTGTCTTTCCGTCCAGCATAATGTATAAAAGCACTCCTAGCGACCAAATGTCACAGGCCAAGTCGTATCCTTGTCTTTTTAATACTTCTGGTGCTACGAAATTCGCAGTATAACAAGGAGTCATAAGAAGACCATTGTCAGCACGAAGCTGTTTTGCGAATCCAAGATCGCAAAGCTTAAGGGAATCTGGTGTTTGATAAACGGAAGCATAAAGGAGATTCGATGGCTTTAAATctctgaaatgaaatgaatacgTCATTGGTTGGAAGAGGGTTGGCAAGCTCAAAAACTCCACCTGTGAACTACACCATGATCATGTAGATAGGCCACTGCTGACATAACCGTCCGAAGTACCGCGCTTGCTTCACTTTCACACATCCTTTGTATGGCTAATATTCTATCTAGTAGTTCACCTCCTTTGAGGAGATCCATTACGAGGTAAACTGAATTATTGTCAGCATAAACGCTGTACAATGTAACAATGTTCTGATGATTGCCGTACCTTAGAAGTATTTCCACTTCTTCACGGCAGCAATGTTCCGATCGATTGATTATCTAACGAAAACCAAATCATTAATTGAACTCAAAGTGGACTAAGTGCAAAATGCATACCTTAACCGCATATTGTCTTTTTGTAGATTTGTTTTCGCACAATCGGCAAACAGAGAACGTACCACGGCCCAGCTCCTGCATGATATTATAATCATCCGTGAAATTTCCAGGCTTTACTCCTGGGATCTCAACGTTGAGTGGGCGATTAACGGCTCCGTTATTCGTACTTCCATTTGACAGTGACTGAGTGATGGATTCATCAAGCAATCCTGGTGCAATAAAGCTGAAGCCACGGAATATTTCATGCGCACTTGCACTTACTGGCCCGCCAGGAGAATCCctgtgaaatatttttaatgatttgcaaaattttatttgaaataaaaataatggagCTTCTTACAACCTGGGGGATTTACTTGTGTACTCAGAATCGAAGTAGAATGCATCGTCGCGTGACACAGCGGGAATGAATGGTGGTCGGACTTCTTTTCGCACAAGTTTCTCCCAATCGATATTGGCGAAAAATTCATGTCGCTTGATATCTTCAATACCGTTTTCGGAAGCACCCAATCTAAAACAGTCAATAATTAAACTGTTTTTACATAAATCGAGTCCAATCGCATTACCTATTCTGTGGATTTCTTTTGAACAAAGCTCTCAGCAATGACTGCGCTTCAGGACTTAAGTTTTCAGGCATGCCCAATTTCGAACGAAGAATTTGTGTCATTGTATCTTGCCTGGAAGATCCATGGAATGGTAGATTGCCTGTAAGCATTTCGAACTGCaaccaagaaaaaaaataatactcgAGATTAGTTGTGAAATGTTTTCTCAAATGTATTTTGCTCACCATTAAGACTCCAAATGACCACCAATCGGCAGCAAAATGATGTCCTTTACGATTAACAACTTCTGGAGCCATATATTCCACTGTTCCACAAAAGCTGTATGTTTTTGAACCATCTAAGGGTTGTTTTGATAAGCCAAAGTCTGTAAGTGCTATGTGACCGTCCTGAAATGGGGACAACAAGTTTGTTATCATTGAGTTCTTATGGGACAGAATATACCTAGTTTGGGAGTAATTTTCGGACACTTACTTGATCTAATAAAATGTTCTCTGGTTTCAGGTCTCTGTAAATTATCCCTAAACTATGTAAATGATTTAACGCTAATGCTAATTCGGCTAAATAAAATTTGACATCCTCCTCGGTGAACATTACCtggtttaaaaaaaagtttcgaAGTTAATTTGGATCAGAAAGAAATCAATGCTTTCTCTATACTTACTTCTTTACTAAGGCGGGTGAATAGATCTCCTCCTCGGAGAAAATCTAAGATTAAGTATAGCTTTCCAGGTGTTTGGAAAGCATAATGGAGTTTCACAATGAATGCATGGCCAACGTCAGCTAGAATATTACGTTCATTTGTACTACGTACACGATCTTTAATTTTTAATGTAGCTTTTTTCAAAACCTGCAAAGAAGAGTGATTCGAGTGTCATTttaactgctaattgaatgctgATGTAGTTTTATATATCAATTTTGTTTCATCGAATTACAGATGTCGGACTGCGGCTTATCATGTCCTGGGAACCGATCTCATACAGAATATTGACTGCCAGGTTTATATGTCCAATTGTACAGAGTTACGTATCAAAGCAGACGTTTTATGAGAAACTGAATATGCTCCAGCTTTTGTTGTGGGTAGTGTAGGGGAATCCGTTTTTACATGGAGTGTCGATATTCCATGTACGCTGTCggaataccaactaaacacctctgtTATCAGGGAACTTACCTTGGAACCGTCTGACACATTACTAGGAATCCCTGCCTTCCGGTTCCCCATCTGCCGAGCACGAGTTTCCTCGCAACAAGATAAAGCCGAGCGCAATGCGCAACACAGCTTCATCTGCCAGCTTTCCTCAGTATCTTTCTGAGAATGTTGTTCGGAGAGAGTGTGATCGATGTTGTCTACCACTCCATTGTAGAAAACAGCCAGGAGATTATGCCTTCCAATCTTTGCATGCTAAGACTGACAATCTTCATTCTCACTTAGAAACTGAGTAACGCAATAACGAATCTCATCATATAGGATTACATGTGCGATTTATCCATGGATCTAAGTTGCTGATAAGCCGTCCAGTCAATCTGCTTCTtgattcattttgccaagagagttatcACTGGTTTACTGTACGTTGTGTTCTTGACGAACACTTCCCTCCCTGCAACATCACCCGCATAACCGATCAGACGCAACTCTTCTGTCATTTTGAGTTTCAGCAGGCTTTTGTAAGGAGCGTGCATTAagatagatccctgtgctattcccgacgtgacctccatcctcctctggccctctagcctctcatagagcagggagcggtttctcagataattcCCCAGCATCTGCGAGAAATAGCCCAACACGTGCAACGAATTTTCTAGAGTGACTAGTATTGTTCGTTGAAATCGTCGGTTGCGTACCTTAGCTACATATAGCATCTATGACTTCTATTATACCATCTACCGTGGACCTCCTTGctttaaacccgaactgccttaggAATGAATCTCCAgtagcacgtatcgcttcagcatccctacttctgatgagcttatCCAGCGCTTTTCTGGtcctgtcaagcatacacaatgGTTGTTATACAGACGATGGCACAGGTTCCCTTTTTTTGTTAATTCGCGTAAGCCTCATCAACTTCCAacggcaaggaaaaatgccctccttcaaggcAAGTGTTGATTGGGCCCGGCAGTAGGACTGGCCATTGTTATTTTTCGTAGAgataaccgcttcttcgaggtctttcatggtgaaaagcgGGCAGTCCTCGGCGGCTTCCAAGCTATTGTCATAAATTATGCCTATTCAACATTAATTGAGAAGTATTTCtgcagagccctgattttccgGAAGGCAAATTCCTGCATCCcgattcacctcgtcgactagGTGTTGACACCAGCGGGATTTACTTTTGTTTATCGCGTTGCGGAGTTTCTTTTCAGCTAATCTGTACTCTGTTACTGTGGTGTACGCCTCCTTCCGAGCGCTTAAGCATTGTGCCAAACGACGGAGCTTATGATCCTTCTTCTGCAGATCGACAATTTCCGCTGCCAATCAAAACATAGAAGGCGTGACCAGCTGGGTGCTCTTTGGGACACGGAAGTTCATAACTGAATGTACAACAATGACACCTGCAGCGCCACTACCCCCCGAAGTGCCCTCCTGTGCAGCTCTGTCTATTTCAAGAGCTTCAACGATTCTCTCAATGTTCACCTTCGTGACGTTTCACGTGGAGAAAGAGGACCGGGCTGGTGCACGCTGAGAAATAGAGTCAGCCACTTCATACGCATAGAAGTGAGCATCAGAAAATTCATCGAACGGCAAAGTCATATTGGAGGAAACCTCGGCAGACGGAGAGACTGCATTTGTCGTTAAATTCAGTGATGGGTTTGGTAATGATAGCCTGCGGGGTATCCTTGCTGAAGAGGATATCCAACCGTGATTAGCCTTCTATGaattggtagaagatataattACTGAGTTGCGGAAGTTGTGTATTAAGCTCCGCAGCGGGATATTTGGAACTCTTCCTACggtagtctgctaagactgCTAGAAGAATGGTACCTGGTTGATAATGCTGATAATATTGCGATCCTTATTGCTGGACGTATTATTGAACAAACGTAAATCAAACTCAGGGATATTCATGCGACGGGTAAGTACCCATGGTTTCAACTttcctttgaaaaaaatcgaagtagttatCTTGACTAAATATAGAATCCTGATTGTACATTTCGTGGCGATCGGTGAGATGATTAAAGAGTCAAAGCCAACAGTTAAGTACCTGAGATTAACCTTCATCTTGAAGATGAACCTTTTCCAGCCAAACTGTGGCGGACGTGGCTGTAGCAGGCGTTTTGGTCTTAATTCGGTTAACGACAAACGTTGAGGGGGTTACTTCTAGCAGGAAGCACCTTTTCATGATCGTGTTCTGGAATAGGGTCCTGAATGACGCCGGTCTTGTGAAAAATTGAATCGCTTTCGTCAGTAACTCTATGCAGACGGGGAAGCCCTCCCTAGACATAAGAGAGACGCTGAGAAACGCTGACAAATGGAGTCTTGTTGCACATAACATTCGGTTTTTGGTTCTCGTGAAGATGATTGAATTCGACTGATGGAAGCACCGAATATTCgggggttctttgaactgaTAATTACCCTTCCTCCTCCCGCATCCCGTAGGTGACTTGCAGGCACCCTAAGACAAGAACGCGGGGTGACTAGCTCGAAGTGATTTGTTAAAACCTTCTAACATAATTCTCTGACGATTGGACGGCGTTTAGCTGGTAGACGGACACTCTGTTGACATTCACTTACtctatccgaaaaaaaaaatgttgcgcgTCTTCATGTGTGGGGAGATTTCGagctttattttatttctctACATTCCACGTCATTATACGTTATGAATTgtaatgttttgtttttcttttcgctgTTTCCTTCGCTTCACAAATTATTTTTCTGGATTATGGTATCTTTTGCCGTTTTTAATCGTTAGAAGGGCCAAGTTCTTATTGTAGTAGGTCATCAGACTCTTCCTATTTATATCAATGGCCATCCACTTTTTA harbors:
- the LOC119658793 gene encoding ribosomal protein S6 kinase 2 beta isoform X5 translates to MWSKGYYSLLLDKKITAQDDVEMVVDENEAFELPSEELEQLGAVGGWAFAGGGTNQNHVDVPPGDDDGDVQMQEREIELRDIVREGHEKADPSQFELLKVLGEGSFGKVFLVRKVVGKDAGTLYAMKVLKKATLKIKDRVRSTNERNILADVGHAFIVKLHYAFQTPGKLYLILDFLRGGDLFTRLSKEVMFTEEDVKFYLAELALALNHLHSLGIIYRDLKPENILLDQDGHIALTDFGLSKQPLDGSKTYSFCGTVEYMAPEVVNRKGHHFAADWWSFGVLMFEMLTGNLPFHGSSRQDTMTQILRSKLGMPENLSPEAQSLLRALFKRNPQNRLGASENGIEDIKRHEFFANIDWEKLVRKEVRPPFIPAVSRDDAFYFDSEYTSKSPRLDSPGGPVSASAHEIFRGFSFIAPGLLDESITQSLSNGSTNNGAVNRPLNVEIPGVKPGNFTDDYNIMQELGRGTFSVCRLCENKSTKRQYAVKIINRSEHCCREEVEILLRYGNHQNIVTLYSVYADNNSVYLVMDLLKGGELLDRILAIQRMCESEASAVLRTVMSAVAYLHDHGVVHRDLKPSNLLYASVYQTPDSLKLCDLGFAKQLRADNGLLMTPCYTANFVAPEVLKRQGYDLACDIWSLGVLLYIMLDGKTPFASSPTDTPELILARIGAGRVDIESGHWQAISPQAKDLLRQMLHYQPNKRPTAKQILEHPWLWQQPPFQLRPVDQQVSAEAAAIKATVHATFRAIASPRENNNVGPVGMSELAKRRAKDKYNVQ
- the LOC119658793 gene encoding ribosomal protein S6 kinase 2 beta isoform X2; this translates as MESPNQYRRERELCHYIALSESVRWFDAHRTSMKAAISRDATSMSMTSRLLTAQDDVEMVVDENEAFELPSEELEQLGAVGGWAFAGGGTNQNHVDVPPGDDDGDVQMQEREIELRDIVREGHEKADPSQFELLKVLGEGSFGKVFLVRKVVGKDAGTLYAMKVLKKATLKIKDRVRSTNERNILADVGHAFIVKLHYAFQTPGKLYLILDFLRGGDLFTRLSKEVMFTEEDVKFYLAELALALNHLHSLGIIYRDLKPENILLDQDGHIALTDFGLSKQPLDGSKTYSFCGTVEYMAPEVVNRKGHHFAADWWSFGVLMFEMLTGNLPFHGSSRQDTMTQILRSKLGMPENLSPEAQSLLRALFKRNPQNRLGASENGIEDIKRHEFFANIDWEKLVRKEVRPPFIPAVSRDDAFYFDSEYTSKSPRDSPGGPVSASAHEIFRGFSFIAPGLLDESITQSLSNGSTNNGAVNRPLNVEIPGVKPGNFTDDYNIMQELGRGTFSVCRLCENKSTKRQYAVKIINRSEHCCREEVEILLRYGNHQNIVTLYSVYADNNSVYLVMDLLKGGELLDRILAIQRMCESEASAVLRTVMSAVAYLHDHGVVHRDLKPSNLLYASVYQTPDSLKLCDLGFAKQLRADNGLLMTPCYTANFVAPEVLKRQGYDLACDIWSLGVLLYIMLDGKTPFASSPTDTPELILARIGAGRVDIESGHWQAISPQAKDLLRQMLHYQPNKRPTAKQILEHPWLWQQPPFQLRPVDQQVSAEAAAIKATVHATFRAIASPRENNNVGPVGMSELAKRRAKDKYNVQ